From the genome of Saccopteryx bilineata isolate mSacBil1 chromosome 6, mSacBil1_pri_phased_curated, whole genome shotgun sequence, one region includes:
- the LOC136308480 gene encoding uncharacterized protein, whose product MDVLIRWTVGIVSPWERQEGWGSRDLVLRCRVSLLSGPQSGGVGTQELRAAPACSGQSPTRQRSPAPAAALGEERAVRAARPGCLRAQDALGGQYIQSACNWGTTLTGTPAGRRIYHGRCGVSTLHAPGGQPLLDAGFITALRCVHTARTGGTTPAGHRIYHGRCGVSTLHAPGERPLLDAGFITAAAGCPHCTHRGNDPCWTQDSSRPLRGVHTAHTGGTTPAGHRIYHGRCGVSTLHALGERPLLDTGFITAAAGCPHCTHREDNMTESGVETGTGPRLRAPPLSAWNRPSRRGPGGGVSERSLCPPLWGWAKGQITDFCDKHCPSTRRSHQLSSRSVRVCSLGSHVAPRRGKGRPFSGHAACEMPRGCAARPRPRPA is encoded by the exons ATGGATGTGCTCATTCGCTGGACTGTGGGCATTGTGTCACCGT gggagaggcaggaggggtgGGGCAGCCGGGACCTCGTGCTCCGCTGTCGGGTCAGCCTCCTGTCTGGTCCCCAGAGTGGAGGTGTGGGCACGCAGGAACTCAGGGCAGCTCCAGCCTGCTCCGGCCAGTCACCCACACGGCAGAGGTCTCCTGCGCCCGCCGCGGCTCTGGGCGAGGAAAGGGCAGTAAGGGCAGCCAGGCCGGGCTGTCTGAGGGCCCAAGATGCCCTGGGGGGGCAGTATATACAATCAGCCTGCAATTGGGGTACAACCCTGACCGGAACCCCTGCTGGACGCAGGATTTACCACGGCCGCTGCGGTGTGTCCACACTGCACGCACCGGGGGGACAACCCCTGCTGGACGCAGGATTCATCACGGCGCTGCGGTGTGTCCACACTGCACGCACCGGGGGGACAACCCCTGCTGGACACAGGATTTATCACGGCCGCTGCGGGGTGTCCACACTGCACGCACCGGGAGAACGACCCCTGCTGGACGCAGGATTCATCACGGCCGCTGCGGGGTGTCCACACTGCACGCACCGGGGGAACGACCCCTGCTGGACGCAGGATTCATCACGGCCGCTGCGGGGTGTCCACACTGCACACACCGGGGGGACAACCCCTGCTGGACACAGGATTTATCACGGCCGCTGCGGGGTGTCCACACTGCACGCACTGGGAGAACGACCCCTGCTGGACACAGGATTCATCACGGCCGCTGCGGGGTGTCCACACTGCACGCACCGGGAGGACAACATGACTGAGTCAGGTGTGGAGACAGGCACGGGCCCAAGGCTGCGGGCACCTCCTCTCTCCGCGTGGAACCGCCCCTCCCGTCGGGGTCCAGGGGGAGGTGTGTCCGAGAGGTCCCTCTGTCCCCCCCTGTGGGGCTGGGCGAAGGGACAG aTCACTGATTTTTGTGACAAGCACTGCCCGAGCACACGGCGAAGTCATCAGCTTTCTTCTCGGTCTGTCCGTGTTTGCTCCCTTGGCTCACACGTGGCCCCAcgcagggggaagggaaggcccTTCTCCGGCCACGCAGCATGTGAGATGCCCAGGGGATGTGCGGCCAGGCCCCGACCGAGGCCGGCGTGA